AATTAGAGTTGTAAAATCTTTTATTCGAGAAAAGTATGAAACAAATAAATTTAAAAAAGCTACAAAAGAATTAAAAGAGTTGATGTTAAAAGGGGAACGAATGATAGTTTTTATTGCACCAGCAATGCAGTTAACAATATTTTCATGTATTTTACTGTTATCTTGGCTAGGAGCAAAAATGATTGTTTTAGGAGATTTGACAACTGGACAGCTGACAAGTTTATTTGCGTATACAACAAATATTTTGATGAGTTTGCTTATGATGGCTATGGTTATGGTGAATATCGTTTTATCTCGTGAATCAGGGGAACGAATAGCACTTGTATTAAATGAAGAGCCAAGCATAAAAAATCCGCAAAATCCCATAAAACAAGTTAAAAATGGAGATATTGAGTTTAAAAATGTAAACTTTAGCTATAGCAATAATCCTGAAATATTAAATTTGGAAAATATTAATTTAAAGATAAATTCTGGACAGACCATTGGAATAATCGGCGGAACGGGAAGTTCAAAGTCGGCACTTGTTCAGCTTATTCCAAGACTTTATGATGTGATAAGCGGAGAAGTTCTTGTAAGTGGTAAAGATGTTAGAAATTATGATATAAAGACGCTTCGTGACAATGTAGCGATGGTCTTGCAAAAAAATGTGCTTTTTTCTGGAACAATAAAAGAAAATCTTCGTTGGGGAAATAAAAATGCAACGGACAGTCAAATTGAGCATGTGTGTAAATTGGCACAAGCTGATGAATTTATCCAAAAATTTCCTGATAAATACGATACTTATATAGAGCGTGGCGGGACAAATGTTTCTGGTGGACAGAGACAAAGACTTTGTATCGCAAGAGCACTGCTTAAAAATCCTAAAATATTAATTTTAGATGATTCAACAAGCGCAGTTGACACGAAAACGGATAAATTAATAAGAAATGCGTTTAAAAATGAAATTCCACATATTACAAAAATAATTATCGGACAAAGAATTTCGTCAATAATTGACTCAGATAAAATTATTGTCATGAATGAAGGAAAAATCGTAAATTTTGGAACACACGAAGAATTAATCAAATCTAGTCAGATTTATCGAGAAATTTACGAATCACAGACAGAAGGGAGTGAAAAATAATGAAAAAAATTGAGAAAAAAAATAAAAAAGAAAGAAAAGAAGAACTAGAAGAAAAGAAAAAAGATTCAAAAAAATCTCAAATAAAAGGTTTACTCAGACTTTTAAAGTATATGTTTGAGCATAATAAAATTTTGACTGTATTAGTTATAATATTTATTTTATTAAGCACCCTTGGAATGGTTTGTGGGACAATGTTTACAAAAGAGCTGATGGACAATTTTATCGTGCCAAGCGTAAAACAATATAAATTACATAAAAGTATTGATTATTCACTTCTTTTGGCGATTATTTCCAAAATGATAGCAGTTTATGGATTTGCAGTCATTTGTTCATATATTTATGGACTTATGATGATTTATATCGCTCAAGGAACACTAAAAAGTTTAAGAGATGATGTTTTTGTCAATATGGAAAGTTTGCCAATAAAATTTTTTGACACAAATGCGCATGGGGATATTATGAGTGTTTATTCAACTGATATTGACACTTTAAGAGCGATGATGGTGGAGAGCTTGTCACAGGTAATTTCATCAATTGTCACAATTATTGGAGTTTTAATTTCTATGTTTATTTTAAATGTGCCACTTACTTTTTTTGTCGTTTTTATGA
This genomic stretch from Leptotrichia sp. oral taxon 218 harbors:
- a CDS encoding ABC transporter ATP-binding protein — encoded protein: MVKTLFSHIGEYKKSTLIAPIFIALEAILEMLIPTLMASIIDLGLNKGDMSFTIKIGAFTLVIAMVSLTAGILAGRYASHASAGFAKNLRWAMFNKIQQYSFTNIDKFSTAGLITRFTTDVNNIQMSFQLLIRAFCRAPVMLVVAMFMSFLISPKLSVIFLVAIIFLSCVLAFIMFGVHPYFSRAIRKYDDLNINLQENINGIRVVKSFIREKYETNKFKKATKELKELMLKGERMIVFIAPAMQLTIFSCILLLSWLGAKMIVLGDLTTGQLTSLFAYTTNILMSLLMMAMVMVNIVLSRESGERIALVLNEEPSIKNPQNPIKQVKNGDIEFKNVNFSYSNNPEILNLENINLKINSGQTIGIIGGTGSSKSALVQLIPRLYDVISGEVLVSGKDVRNYDIKTLRDNVAMVLQKNVLFSGTIKENLRWGNKNATDSQIEHVCKLAQADEFIQKFPDKYDTYIERGGTNVSGGQRQRLCIARALLKNPKILILDDSTSAVDTKTDKLIRNAFKNEIPHITKIIIGQRISSIIDSDKIIVMNEGKIVNFGTHEELIKSSQIYREIYESQTEGSEK